A window from Candidatus Nitrospira neomarina encodes these proteins:
- a CDS encoding class I SAM-dependent methyltransferase — MPDFSELKKKHRATWAAGDYNQIAQGIQAVADHVVRSGRIRAGELVLDVACGTGNTALMARARNAAVTGLDLTPELLDFAKKRAAEEGYVDITWKAGDAEDLPFPDGIFDVVVSSCGLMFAPDQQKVASEVARVTKRGGRIAIQAWTRESGVGRMFTVTGKYVPPPADVPSPFLWGDEEQVRKWFGSSFRDYRFERYDCPEYADTPEQIADLFIDRYGPTHRAYHALPAEKAALFRKELIDLYRGYVTPADGKVRWGREYLLTLGTRA, encoded by the coding sequence ATGCCAGACTTCAGTGAGCTAAAGAAGAAACATCGAGCCACCTGGGCAGCCGGTGACTACAATCAGATCGCCCAAGGGATCCAAGCAGTGGCTGACCATGTCGTGCGCAGCGGGCGCATCCGAGCCGGCGAACTCGTGCTCGACGTGGCCTGCGGAACCGGAAATACGGCACTCATGGCACGCGCGCGAAACGCGGCGGTCACGGGACTGGATCTTACTCCGGAACTCCTCGATTTTGCGAAGAAGCGTGCCGCGGAAGAGGGATACGTCGACATCACCTGGAAGGCAGGAGACGCGGAAGATCTGCCATTTCCTGACGGTATCTTTGATGTCGTCGTCTCGTCCTGCGGGCTGATGTTCGCGCCTGATCAACAGAAGGTGGCCAGCGAGGTCGCACGGGTGACAAAGCGTGGTGGACGTATCGCGATTCAGGCCTGGACGCGGGAGAGCGGAGTCGGGCGCATGTTCACCGTCACAGGGAAGTATGTCCCTCCACCGGCTGACGTTCCGAGTCCGTTCCTGTGGGGCGACGAAGAGCAGGTGAGGAAGTGGTTCGGTTCGTCGTTCCGGGACTACCGCTTCGAACGGTACGACTGCCCGGAATATGCGGACACTCCCGAACAAATCGCCGATCTGTTCATCGACCGGTACGGACCCACTCACCGGGCCTATCATGCACTGCCTGCCGAAAAAGCGGCTCTCTTCCGCAAAGAACTGATCGATCTTTACCGTGGTTACGTGACGCCTGCCGACGGCAAGGTGCGTTGGGGCCGTGAGTACCTCCTGACCCTTGGGACGCGTGCATGA
- a CDS encoding DNA-3-methyladenine glycosylase family protein, whose protein sequence is MPMPLPARARRSLTPASLRQGARALADVDSDLGAVLDRLGEPPMWGREPGFPALIQIILEQQVSLAAARTMYRRLSSHLGGMTPEAVYAIELNGLRDVGLTRQKAGYCFGLAERILDGSLDLSSVANGPDDRGRQILLAVPGLGAWSVDIYYLMALGRPDVWPQGDLALAVALREVKRLTDLPTKNEQKLLARHWVPWRSVAARILWAHYLAARGQYLPENNGMRMLG, encoded by the coding sequence ATGCCAATGCCATTGCCTGCCAGGGCACGCCGAAGCCTGACCCCCGCCTCACTTCGCCAAGGGGCACGGGCACTGGCGGATGTGGATTCTGATCTGGGTGCTGTCCTGGATCGCTTGGGGGAGCCTCCGATGTGGGGGCGGGAACCAGGATTCCCTGCTCTCATTCAGATTATCCTCGAGCAGCAGGTGTCGCTGGCGGCCGCCCGCACGATGTACCGGCGGCTTTCCAGCCATCTGGGTGGGATGACTCCGGAAGCGGTCTATGCCATTGAATTGAACGGGTTGAGGGATGTCGGACTGACGAGGCAGAAGGCCGGCTATTGTTTTGGTCTGGCGGAGCGCATACTCGACGGTAGTCTTGATCTTAGTTCGGTGGCCAACGGTCCGGATGATCGGGGGCGTCAGATCTTATTGGCGGTTCCCGGGCTCGGGGCCTGGAGCGTGGACATCTATTACCTTATGGCACTTGGACGTCCCGATGTCTGGCCTCAAGGGGATTTGGCCCTGGCCGTCGCGCTCCGTGAAGTGAAACGCCTTACTGACCTCCCGACGAAAAATGAGCAGAAACTCTTGGCCAGACATTGGGTGCCGTGGCGATCGGTTGCAGCGCGAATCTTGTGGGCGCATTACCTTGCTGCGCGAGGTCAGTACCTGCCGGAAAACAATGGGATGCGTATGTTGGGCTAG